The following proteins come from a genomic window of Rhodohalobacter sp. 614A:
- a CDS encoding NAD-dependent epimerase/dehydratase family protein, with amino-acid sequence MATLTEHTERKVVYFSTCAISQERIYSKSPYLQHKRMMEAYVKQHPTYLIIRLPNLVGGTGNPENLVNLLARKVRQHEVIDIWKNSIRNILDVEDAVQITNQLVEKDIFNKVIKVASTVNYRIEEIVSEISVFYGAKPRTNVITKPPDFEIYPSEIVRDIIGELGLNMDKLYFRRILEKYFNNQRNIPVTKREPDQVNEEK; translated from the coding sequence TTGGCAACACTTACCGAACATACAGAGAGAAAGGTTGTTTACTTTAGTACATGTGCCATTTCTCAGGAGAGAATTTATTCAAAATCGCCATACTTGCAGCACAAACGGATGATGGAAGCGTATGTAAAGCAGCATCCAACTTACCTGATTATACGATTGCCCAATTTGGTTGGCGGTACCGGAAACCCCGAGAACCTGGTAAATCTTTTGGCCAGAAAAGTTCGGCAGCACGAAGTGATCGATATTTGGAAGAATTCAATCCGGAATATTCTTGATGTGGAAGATGCCGTTCAAATAACAAATCAACTTGTAGAGAAAGATATTTTCAACAAGGTTATAAAAGTAGCCAGTACAGTGAATTATAGAATCGAGGAGATAGTAAGTGAGATTTCTGTTTTTTATGGAGCAAAACCGCGCACAAATGTCATTACCAAACCGCCTGATTTTGAGATTTATCCGTCGGAAATTGTCAGGGATATTATCGGGGAATTAGGGCTGAATATGGATAAACTGTATTTCAGAAGAATTCTGGAAAAGTATTTTAACAATCAGAGAAATATTCCGGTTACAAAGAGAGAACCGGATCAGGTAAACGAGGAGAAATAA
- a CDS encoding YpdA family putative bacillithiol disulfide reductase, translated as MVVIIGAGPIGLATAIELQRKNIESIIIERGCLVNSIYHYPANMTFFSTSDRLEIGNIPFISHGPKPTRREALEYYRRVAEHYELNIHLFEEVDALEGTDGSYTVKTSKGNYEAKKVVLATGFYGQENLMNVPGEELPKVSHYYDDPHKYAWQNVLVVGAGNSAADAALETWRCKANVTVVVREPTLKQTIKYWVKPDIENRIKEGSIKGYFNSEVLEIRETEVDIQTPDGKVTIPNDFVLAMTGYHPHFGLMENLGIELSPDEIRMPIHSAETLETNRKGLYVAGVVCGGMDTSSLFIENTRIHANHIATDIEKNL; from the coding sequence ATGGTAGTTATTATCGGGGCCGGCCCCATCGGATTGGCAACAGCTATAGAATTACAACGGAAAAATATTGAATCGATCATCATCGAACGGGGATGTCTGGTTAACTCTATTTACCATTACCCCGCAAATATGACCTTTTTCTCGACGTCGGATCGTCTGGAAATTGGAAATATTCCGTTTATTTCACACGGGCCAAAGCCTACGCGAAGAGAAGCCCTGGAATACTACAGACGGGTTGCTGAACATTATGAGTTGAATATCCACTTGTTTGAAGAAGTAGATGCACTCGAAGGAACGGATGGAAGTTATACTGTTAAAACGTCGAAAGGCAATTATGAGGCAAAAAAAGTGGTTCTGGCAACCGGCTTCTATGGCCAGGAAAACCTGATGAACGTGCCGGGCGAAGAACTGCCAAAAGTATCTCACTATTATGACGATCCCCACAAATACGCCTGGCAAAATGTGCTTGTTGTGGGAGCTGGAAACTCAGCCGCAGATGCCGCACTCGAAACCTGGCGGTGTAAAGCGAATGTTACGGTTGTGGTCAGAGAGCCCACCTTAAAACAAACCATCAAATATTGGGTAAAGCCGGATATTGAAAACCGGATCAAGGAAGGCTCCATCAAGGGATATTTCAATTCTGAAGTACTCGAAATCAGGGAAACTGAAGTGGATATTCAAACCCCAGATGGAAAGGTGACAATACCCAATGATTTTGTACTGGCAATGACCGGTTATCACCCGCATTTTGGGTTGATGGAAAACCTGGGGATCGAACTTTCACCCGATGAAATCAGGATGCCTATTCATAGTGCTGAAACCCTGGAAACCAACCGAAAGGGATTGTATGTGGCTGGTGTGGTTTGTGGCGGGATGGATACCAGCAGTTTGTTTATCGAAAATACGCGTATTCATGCGAATCATATCGCCACGGATATTGAGAAAAATCTATAG
- a CDS encoding ROK family protein: MIAIGIDLGGTNIKAALVDRKKGFVKTSSIPTHADMGKDHVFDRIAMAVADLLEGHDEKPIGIGMGMPGMVSMDRKVVKSPPNLPGFKVENVADQIEKRTGFKCVIGNDANLAAFGSARFGVGKDLDNFIMVTLGTGVGGGIIFNNKIYRGTTGMAAELGHVIIDYHGPLSNSNTRGGIEAYLGQRFLSRYAADTIRQHPDNPLYITFHKDFEKLEPVDLYHAAKEGNSLAIEILRKTGEKLGYAIVNYIHVLDIRKIVVSGGVAKAGKFILDPAKETASRLLMPPFLEDFDIIYESLGNDAALLGAASLAFEEL; the protein is encoded by the coding sequence ATGATTGCTATTGGTATTGATTTAGGCGGTACAAACATCAAGGCCGCCCTTGTTGATAGGAAAAAAGGATTTGTTAAAACAAGCTCCATTCCAACTCACGCCGACATGGGTAAAGACCATGTCTTCGACAGAATTGCGATGGCTGTAGCCGACCTTCTGGAAGGCCATGATGAAAAGCCAATCGGAATCGGGATGGGCATGCCGGGAATGGTAAGTATGGATCGAAAAGTGGTTAAAAGCCCTCCGAATCTTCCAGGCTTTAAAGTAGAAAATGTTGCCGATCAGATTGAAAAAAGAACCGGTTTTAAATGTGTGATTGGAAACGATGCCAACCTTGCGGCGTTCGGTTCGGCCCGGTTTGGCGTGGGAAAAGATCTCGACAATTTTATTATGGTCACTCTCGGTACGGGAGTTGGCGGTGGAATTATTTTCAACAACAAAATTTATCGCGGAACCACCGGCATGGCTGCAGAACTTGGCCATGTAATTATTGACTATCATGGCCCGTTATCTAACAGTAATACACGCGGTGGCATTGAGGCGTATCTTGGACAACGTTTTTTAAGCCGTTACGCAGCTGATACGATTCGTCAGCATCCGGACAACCCGCTTTATATAACCTTTCATAAAGATTTTGAAAAGCTTGAGCCTGTTGACCTTTATCATGCAGCAAAAGAGGGTAACTCTCTGGCTATTGAAATTCTTAGAAAAACCGGCGAAAAGCTCGGCTATGCCATTGTTAATTATATACATGTTCTTGACATCAGAAAGATTGTTGTTAGCGGAGGTGTAGCCAAGGCCGGGAAATTTATTCTGGATCCGGCTAAAGAAACTGCATCAAGATTATTGATGCCTCCATTTCTCGAGGACTTCGATATTATTTATGAATCACTCGGAAATGACGCCGCACTCCTGGGAGCAGCAAGCCTTGCGTTTGAAGAGCTGTGA
- a CDS encoding Ppx/GppA phosphatase family protein, translating into MTEIYFKKPVKRVAAVDLGTNSFHAVIVDIYPDGSFYTIDKLKEMVLLAEKGMENRLSDEAMDRALNALYKIKTLCDHQGVDRILAYATSAIREAENGGEFIQRVIDEVGIKIVAIPGRVEAELIGLAVQHGVEMPDHPSLIMDIGGGSVEYILADKEKFYHLSSKKMGVGRMTAKFVDHDPISKDEIQTLTDYYRDNLSDVAQSFASNRAALLIGSSGTMENIALMIAYRKKQSPNMTVNEIEFSSEEFFEFYDEVISMNYDERSKLKGLDEKRIALLPAGLVLVHYVLKNFGIKRVKISSQALREGIILRYINQEMSHIKEREFIESPRRRSVMELVHKCDWHEQHSKHVAKLAVQLFDNFQEELELNDVDRELLEYACFMHDIGYHISHRKHHKHALYIIRNADLKGFKENEIEIMANVARYHRRSTPKKRHTHYHKLRENDKKRVRKLSAIMRIADGLDRSHYQNVLAMAVEKGSDEIIIRIKTESDAQLEIWGAMRKNALFEEVTGKTLKIQEVESLTAVMA; encoded by the coding sequence ATGACTGAAATTTATTTTAAGAAACCTGTTAAACGGGTTGCCGCAGTTGATTTGGGTACAAACTCGTTCCATGCTGTAATCGTGGATATTTATCCCGATGGAAGTTTCTATACGATTGACAAACTAAAAGAGATGGTTTTGCTGGCCGAAAAGGGAATGGAGAACCGATTATCTGACGAAGCCATGGATCGGGCCCTGAATGCTTTGTACAAGATTAAAACACTTTGTGATCACCAAGGGGTAGACCGCATTCTCGCGTATGCAACCAGCGCTATTCGGGAAGCAGAAAATGGGGGCGAGTTTATTCAGCGTGTTATTGATGAAGTAGGAATTAAAATTGTTGCCATTCCCGGCCGGGTAGAAGCTGAATTGATTGGACTCGCTGTTCAGCATGGAGTGGAAATGCCGGATCATCCGTCACTCATTATGGATATTGGCGGCGGCAGTGTTGAATACATTCTTGCCGATAAAGAGAAGTTTTATCACCTGAGCAGTAAAAAGATGGGAGTGGGCAGGATGACCGCCAAGTTTGTGGATCATGATCCAATCTCGAAAGACGAGATTCAAACCCTTACCGATTATTACAGGGATAACCTGTCGGATGTGGCACAATCTTTTGCATCTAACCGGGCCGCTTTACTTATCGGTTCTTCCGGTACGATGGAGAATATCGCATTGATGATTGCCTACAGAAAGAAGCAATCTCCAAATATGACAGTCAATGAGATTGAATTCTCATCAGAAGAGTTTTTTGAGTTTTATGACGAGGTTATTTCCATGAATTACGACGAACGCTCGAAGCTGAAGGGACTTGATGAGAAGCGAATTGCCCTGTTGCCTGCCGGTCTGGTTTTGGTGCATTATGTGTTGAAGAATTTCGGAATTAAACGGGTCAAGATTTCCTCTCAAGCTTTACGGGAAGGCATTATTCTGAGATATATCAACCAGGAGATGAGTCACATCAAAGAGAGAGAGTTTATTGAAAGTCCGCGCCGCAGAAGTGTCATGGAGCTGGTTCATAAATGTGACTGGCATGAGCAGCATTCCAAACATGTGGCAAAACTGGCTGTCCAGTTATTTGATAATTTTCAGGAGGAACTGGAACTAAACGATGTGGATCGTGAACTGCTGGAATACGCTTGTTTTATGCACGACATTGGCTATCATATTTCTCATCGGAAACATCATAAACATGCGCTTTATATCATCCGAAATGCGGATCTGAAAGGGTTCAAGGAAAATGAAATTGAGATTATGGCCAATGTAGCCCGTTATCACCGCAGGTCTACGCCCAAGAAACGCCACACGCATTACCATAAACTTCGCGAGAATGATAAGAAGCGTGTAAGAAAGCTTTCTGCCATCATGCGTATAGCCGACGGACTGGACAGAAGCCATTACCAAAATGTGTTGGCGATGGCTGTCGAAAAAGGTTCTGATGAAATTATCATCAGGATTAAAACGGAATCTGACGCCCAACTGGAGATTTGGGGAGCAATGAGAAAGAATGCTCTTTTTGAAGAAGTAACCGGAAAGACATTGAAGATTCAAGAGGTCGAAAGCTTGACAGCCGTAATGGCTTAG
- a CDS encoding glycosyltransferase family 2 protein, giving the protein MESKPSVSVIIPVYNGEKYLDDSIKSILQQTIQPLEIIVVNDGSTDGTEKIAKKYGDVIRYVYQQNGGVAAARNKGLELVRGEYIAFIDADDIWVENKLELQLELFRKNPDHDMVIGLLKRIPFSKTSKIIHEESKNGEYVLQFGCAILKKKIFDKVGIFDESMFIGEDVDLFLRILEAGIKVWSHPDVVQYYRRHDQNITLDERRKNFYLLKAYKKSLDRRRKSGNRKVEDLPKLGNIEEIISYWKSQ; this is encoded by the coding sequence ATGGAAAGCAAACCATCTGTTAGCGTAATTATACCGGTTTATAATGGTGAGAAATACCTGGACGATTCCATCAAAAGTATTCTTCAGCAAACCATACAGCCTCTTGAGATTATTGTTGTAAATGACGGTTCCACTGATGGCACAGAGAAAATCGCGAAGAAATATGGGGACGTTATTCGGTATGTTTATCAGCAAAATGGCGGTGTTGCAGCAGCGCGGAACAAAGGATTGGAACTGGTTCGGGGAGAATACATTGCTTTCATAGATGCTGATGATATTTGGGTAGAAAATAAGCTCGAATTGCAATTAGAACTATTCCGTAAAAATCCGGACCATGATATGGTGATTGGTCTGCTTAAACGGATTCCGTTCTCAAAAACGAGCAAAATCATTCATGAGGAAAGTAAAAATGGAGAATACGTGCTGCAGTTTGGATGTGCGATTCTGAAAAAGAAAATCTTTGATAAGGTTGGCATATTTGATGAGAGTATGTTTATAGGGGAAGATGTGGATCTTTTTTTAAGAATATTGGAAGCCGGGATAAAAGTTTGGAGCCATCCGGATGTCGTTCAATATTATCGCCGGCATGATCAAAACATAACTCTCGATGAGAGAAGAAAGAATTTTTACCTTCTGAAAGCGTATAAAAAATCACTCGACCGGCGCAGAAAATCAGGGAACAGAAAGGTTGAAGATTTGCCGAAATTAGGGAACATTGAAGAAATCATTAGTTACTGGAAGTCTCAATGA
- a CDS encoding glycosyltransferase family 2 protein has protein sequence MEPAKKVSVIIPVYNGEKFVGEAIESVLGQSIKPAEIIVVNDGSEDTTEIVLKKFKDKIRYVYKENGGTASARNCGLRTAQGELIGFLDADDIWLENKLERQLQLFHENPEYEIVLGLLKRIPISKTEEALKINHEDGEYAVSAGSSLIKRKVFDKVGTFDEEMGFCEDVDLFLRILDSEIKVFGHKDVVQFYRRHDQNITLDKNRSFHDLLRVFKKTVDRRRKAGKNLPDLAKMGAIMEFWQS, from the coding sequence ATGGAACCTGCGAAAAAAGTTAGTGTAATCATTCCCGTCTATAACGGCGAAAAATTTGTTGGAGAAGCTATTGAAAGTGTTCTCGGGCAGAGTATAAAACCGGCAGAAATTATTGTTGTAAACGATGGATCTGAAGATACTACAGAAATTGTATTGAAGAAGTTTAAAGATAAGATTCGATACGTTTACAAGGAAAATGGCGGGACAGCATCCGCCCGGAATTGTGGATTGCGAACAGCACAAGGGGAGCTAATCGGATTTTTAGATGCTGATGATATTTGGCTGGAAAATAAATTAGAACGGCAACTTCAACTATTTCATGAAAACCCTGAATACGAAATTGTACTTGGCCTCTTAAAGCGAATTCCAATTTCAAAGACAGAAGAAGCTTTAAAAATAAACCATGAGGATGGCGAGTATGCGGTGTCAGCCGGAAGTTCACTGATTAAAAGAAAAGTTTTTGACAAAGTTGGCACTTTTGATGAAGAAATGGGATTCTGTGAAGATGTTGACCTGTTCTTAAGAATTCTCGATTCAGAAATCAAAGTATTTGGCCATAAGGATGTTGTACAATTTTACCGCCGCCATGACCAGAATATCACGCTGGATAAAAACCGCTCCTTTCACGATTTACTCAGGGTTTTTAAAAAAACAGTTGACAGGCGAAGGAAAGCCGGTAAAAATCTTCCCGATTTAGCAAAAATGGGAGCCATTATGGAGTTTTGGCAGTCGTAA
- a CDS encoding putative LPS assembly protein LptD, with protein sequence MQNHLSGNPSIWLFLLIILVFSLEGRDAYAQIQPDTLQVSPPDTLESVQPDTLQTVPPDSLLDLQPDTLQISPPDTSSISPGGFSPEMESGQTTQTAQSRGAEREAIEDAVNFQARDSLTFSFGEQRIAMLYGSANVEHESGQLSAGSVELNLNESQVQATASSPQDTLSYPVLTRDEQELRSTRILFNYETERGKFEVAEISIQEGHLIGTKVKNVSRDEVFIEDGIYSTCPPTHMYYYIQADRMKVVEEEEIFFTNARLFILDIPYPLVFPFGYVPAGIEQKQSGLLEPTYAFQNTSARGIGLQNLGWFQYFSDYFTAQTSFDLFTSGTFFNETRMQYRRTGKFNGSIMLGYSKERGLESTDPGYGETVSKNLSITHDQELSPYANISANINLRTSDYFSRNSFNIDDRAQTSSTSRISYRYNHPENLFNFSVSSNLNQQFNTNTTRLTGPKMDFSLRQFSPFKSNRPGSTDERWYERVSVTYRNSFESEYSFRPDTSLSGNANWFEALFDKQKYEETTGNDEHLQYGFIQRAQVNAGQIIPSRFLNISANVNFNEYWYPTTIRREFNEEENAVETSYKSGFTTARDFTTSLNFNTTFYGISQVKIGNFEGIRHTVRPTISFSYKPDFSSDTWGYYREVQSDTLGNTRKYSIFDEGVVGGPSAGEQRTMSFGITNILETKRVRRDSTGEINSETLRIIDNLSATSSYNFAADSLNFGNMNVSLTSSVVNNFRIRASASYSFYARNDNGGEIDRFIWQESNKYLQPLSYSFSVSTDISLGGRRGARISTPPYRPYDPYDQTFFGPVDSRFYTQPIQHFNSPFRMGLDFSYRWSYRPNREATKSAVLNANGITFNLTPKWSVSTRMGYDFIEKELTPSQFSLNREMVCWNLSFQFSPFGEFQYYSFRLSLQAGKLQGLFQKLPLLNNLERSSSPNGRRPRF encoded by the coding sequence ATGCAAAATCACCTATCGGGAAATCCTTCAATTTGGCTTTTTTTGCTCATTATTCTCGTCTTTTCTCTTGAAGGCAGAGATGCGTACGCACAAATTCAGCCGGATACTTTACAGGTTTCTCCACCCGATACGTTAGAATCTGTGCAACCCGATACTTTGCAAACCGTTCCTCCGGACAGTTTACTGGATTTACAACCGGACACACTGCAGATTTCCCCGCCAGATACTTCCTCTATTTCCCCCGGAGGTTTTTCTCCCGAAATGGAATCCGGACAAACTACACAGACGGCCCAAAGCCGGGGAGCCGAGCGCGAGGCCATAGAAGATGCCGTCAATTTCCAGGCGCGTGATTCCCTGACGTTTTCATTTGGGGAACAGCGGATTGCCATGCTTTACGGTTCCGCAAATGTAGAACATGAGAGCGGACAACTTTCTGCCGGTTCTGTTGAGCTCAATCTTAATGAAAGCCAGGTTCAGGCAACGGCAAGCTCGCCTCAAGACACATTATCGTACCCGGTTCTCACCAGAGACGAACAAGAACTCAGAAGTACGCGAATTCTGTTTAATTACGAAACGGAACGGGGAAAATTCGAAGTCGCCGAAATCAGCATCCAGGAAGGGCACCTGATCGGAACCAAAGTAAAAAACGTTTCGAGAGATGAGGTTTTTATTGAGGATGGCATCTATTCCACATGTCCCCCAACTCATATGTATTACTACATCCAGGCCGACCGAATGAAAGTTGTGGAGGAAGAAGAAATATTTTTCACCAATGCACGGCTCTTCATTTTGGACATTCCCTATCCGCTGGTATTCCCTTTCGGTTATGTACCCGCGGGAATTGAACAAAAGCAATCGGGATTACTTGAACCCACGTATGCATTCCAAAATACATCAGCCAGGGGAATTGGACTTCAAAACCTGGGCTGGTTCCAGTATTTCAGCGATTATTTTACTGCACAAACCTCTTTTGACCTGTTTACTTCCGGTACCTTTTTTAATGAAACCAGAATGCAGTATAGAAGAACCGGCAAGTTTAACGGAAGTATTATGCTGGGTTATTCCAAGGAAAGAGGGCTTGAATCTACCGACCCTGGATATGGAGAAACGGTATCCAAAAACCTATCGATCACACACGATCAGGAGCTTTCGCCGTATGCAAATATCTCTGCTAATATCAATCTTAGAACCAGTGACTATTTCAGCAGAAACTCATTTAATATTGATGATCGTGCTCAAACCAGTAGTACTTCACGGATTTCATACCGGTATAATCACCCCGAAAACCTGTTTAACTTTAGTGTAAGCTCTAATCTGAACCAACAGTTCAATACAAATACAACACGACTTACCGGACCAAAAATGGATTTCTCGCTTCGGCAATTTTCTCCATTCAAATCAAATCGTCCGGGTTCAACAGACGAGCGATGGTATGAGCGGGTATCTGTAACTTATCGAAATAGTTTTGAATCTGAATATTCATTCAGGCCAGATACTTCTTTATCCGGGAATGCCAACTGGTTTGAAGCTCTTTTTGACAAACAGAAGTATGAAGAAACTACCGGGAATGATGAGCATCTTCAATACGGATTCATTCAACGTGCACAGGTTAATGCCGGGCAAATTATTCCAAGCCGTTTTCTGAATATAAGCGCCAATGTAAATTTTAATGAATACTGGTATCCCACTACCATTCGGAGAGAATTTAACGAAGAAGAAAATGCGGTTGAAACCTCCTACAAAAGTGGATTTACCACTGCCCGTGATTTTACCACCAGCCTGAATTTCAACACAACATTTTACGGGATCTCCCAAGTAAAAATCGGCAACTTCGAAGGAATTCGCCACACCGTCAGGCCTACCATCAGTTTTAGTTACAAACCGGATTTTTCCAGTGACACATGGGGTTATTATCGCGAAGTTCAATCGGATACACTCGGAAATACCCGAAAATATTCCATCTTTGACGAAGGTGTTGTTGGAGGGCCGTCAGCGGGCGAACAACGAACCATGTCATTTGGCATTACCAATATCCTGGAAACCAAGAGAGTCCGCAGAGATTCTACGGGAGAGATTAACTCGGAAACTCTTCGGATTATCGACAACTTATCGGCAACATCAAGCTATAATTTTGCCGCCGATAGTTTGAACTTTGGAAATATGAATGTCTCACTCACATCGAGTGTAGTTAATAATTTTCGAATACGGGCAAGCGCCTCATACTCGTTTTATGCCCGAAATGATAATGGCGGGGAAATTGACCGCTTTATCTGGCAGGAATCAAATAAATATTTGCAGCCGCTGAGTTACAGTTTTAGTGTCTCGACCGATATAAGTCTGGGGGGACGACGGGGAGCAAGAATTTCAACCCCGCCATACCGGCCGTATGATCCGTACGATCAGACGTTCTTCGGCCCTGTGGATTCACGCTTTTATACACAACCCATTCAGCATTTTAACTCCCCGTTCAGGATGGGGCTCGATTTTAGCTATCGCTGGTCCTACCGGCCAAACAGGGAAGCCACCAAATCAGCAGTTTTAAATGCCAACGGGATTACATTTAACCTGACCCCGAAGTGGAGCGTGAGCACCCGCATGGGATACGACTTTATCGAAAAAGAGCTGACACCTTCTCAATTTAGTTTAAACCGGGAAATGGTTTGCTGGAATTTATCATTCCAGTTTAGTCCATTCGGAGAGTTCCAGTACTACTCCTTCCGCCTCTCGTTACAGGCCGGAAAGTTACAGGGACTTTTCCAGAAATTACCGTTGTTGAATAATCTCGAAAGAAGCTCTTCACCAAATGGGCGCAGACCTCGTTTTTAA
- a CDS encoding glycosyltransferase family 2 protein: MSFKESISVIIPVYNAEKYLAEAVESVLAQTIQPLEIILVDDGSTDKSVEVAQKYFPDVQLICQENKGISGARNTGIRISKGELLAFLDNDDIWPEDHIEKLLALLHSNEDLQMVFGHVQQFISGDVKSPEKRIPQGQEIMPGYVAGASLTKKEVFDEVGLFNEELILAEYIDWFSRAKDAGFKFEIIDDIVLKRRIHTDNIGIKKREYRGDYIKVLKESINRKRENKGRDN; this comes from the coding sequence ATGTCTTTTAAAGAATCCATTAGTGTAATTATTCCGGTTTACAACGCCGAGAAATATTTGGCAGAAGCCGTTGAAAGTGTGCTGGCCCAAACGATTCAGCCACTGGAAATTATTTTGGTCGACGACGGCTCAACCGACAAAAGTGTTGAAGTAGCCCAAAAATATTTTCCTGACGTTCAATTAATTTGTCAGGAAAACAAGGGCATTTCGGGTGCAAGAAATACAGGAATCAGAATTTCCAAGGGAGAATTGCTGGCTTTTTTGGATAATGATGATATTTGGCCGGAAGATCACATAGAAAAACTTCTCGCACTTCTTCATTCAAACGAAGATCTGCAGATGGTTTTTGGGCACGTTCAGCAGTTTATCAGTGGGGATGTGAAATCTCCTGAAAAGCGAATCCCTCAGGGCCAGGAAATTATGCCGGGTTATGTGGCAGGTGCTTCGCTTACCAAAAAAGAGGTGTTTGATGAAGTTGGGCTTTTTAATGAGGAGTTGATTTTGGCCGAATATATCGATTGGTTTTCTCGCGCCAAGGACGCCGGCTTCAAGTTTGAAATTATTGATGACATTGTTTTAAAAAGGAGAATTCACACCGATAATATTGGCATCAAGAAACGGGAATACCGTGGGGATTATATTAAAGTTTTAAAAGAGTCTATTAACAGAAAAAGAGAAAACAAAGGAAGGGACAATTGA
- a CDS encoding FtsB family cell division protein produces MNTEYLNPLRWNKSLLISLLAACIAIWFLFFDTYSLMTKIQLENQKDDLIERTAEYHEKAAELEKKIEELENNPDLIEKIAREDYGMKKPDETVYKVKKTDE; encoded by the coding sequence ATGAACACCGAGTATTTAAATCCTTTGCGTTGGAACAAGTCCCTGCTCATCAGCCTGCTCGCAGCCTGTATCGCTATCTGGTTTCTTTTTTTTGATACATACAGTTTAATGACGAAAATACAGTTAGAAAATCAAAAAGATGATTTGATTGAGCGGACAGCAGAGTATCACGAAAAAGCAGCCGAATTGGAGAAAAAAATTGAGGAGCTGGAAAATAATCCGGATCTGATTGAAAAGATTGCCCGGGAAGATTACGGCATGAAGAAACCGGATGAAACGGTTTATAAGGTTAAAAAAACGGACGAATAA
- a CDS encoding YheT family hydrolase: MMNSVPAFKSAPWCFNGHAHTVLCSLVFDSPNLHSEKIRIDTPDEDFLELDVVNRGTGKPVVVLFHGLEGNSRRFYITQLAEHLINRNFSVVAMNFRSCGGRMNNQRRFYHSGETEDLETVFNWVHESFPASKIYAAGFSLGGSTLLNYLKKHGTHHPLRAGAVISTPFDLKQGSVNLEKGFNRIYSLLFLQTLVKKLEEKQQTYPDLPGFKGSTLYEFDDQVTGPIHGFENAEDYYHQCSSGFFIDQIQTETLVIHSQQDPLCPFEWTPAEQIQNNSKFTAYFPRKGGHVGFWSLPNGWLNQKIGDYFSSFT, encoded by the coding sequence ATGATGAATAGTGTTCCCGCTTTCAAATCGGCCCCTTGGTGTTTCAACGGGCATGCTCATACCGTACTTTGCTCCCTGGTGTTCGATTCACCCAATCTGCATTCAGAAAAAATCCGGATTGATACACCGGATGAGGATTTCCTTGAGCTGGATGTGGTCAACCGGGGAACCGGCAAGCCAGTGGTTGTTCTTTTTCATGGGCTTGAAGGAAACTCCAGGAGGTTTTACATCACTCAACTTGCTGAACATCTTATCAACCGTAATTTTTCAGTAGTTGCGATGAATTTCAGAAGTTGCGGAGGTCGAATGAATAATCAGCGCCGGTTTTATCATTCCGGCGAGACTGAGGATCTGGAAACCGTCTTCAACTGGGTTCACGAATCATTTCCAGCCTCAAAGATTTATGCGGCGGGATTCTCGCTGGGTGGCAGCACACTTCTGAATTATCTAAAAAAGCATGGAACACATCACCCGCTTCGGGCCGGTGCCGTAATCTCTACTCCATTTGATTTGAAGCAAGGATCGGTAAACCTGGAAAAAGGATTTAACCGCATTTATTCTCTGCTTTTTTTGCAAACCCTGGTTAAAAAACTGGAAGAAAAACAACAAACATATCCTGACCTTCCGGGCTTTAAAGGATCTACTCTTTATGAATTTGATGACCAGGTGACCGGCCCAATCCACGGTTTTGAAAATGCGGAGGACTATTATCACCAATGCTCAAGTGGATTTTTCATCGATCAGATTCAAACAGAAACTCTGGTCATTCACAGCCAACAAGATCCTTTGTGTCCGTTTGAATGGACGCCGGCAGAACAGATTCAGAACAACTCAAAATTCACTGCGTATTTCCCGCGTAAAGGCGGACATGTTGGTTTTTGGAGTTTGCCGAATGGTTGGCTGAATCAAAAGATCGGCGATTATTTCTCCTCGTTTACCTGA